Proteins encoded by one window of Lacipirellulaceae bacterium:
- a CDS encoding aminotransferase class I/II-fold pyridoxal phosphate-dependent enzyme produces MILTSGGVNTASFASVPGACLEILHRDALQNPAEVVNVLVRCLSDRWSTPFWDRLKRHAIIGNDTWFCPGHNKGNAYARSPFIGDFGELFAPAGGLALSSDVSVSIQDLGDLSEPLQSTPMNAVMKKSADTFGAAFTLYSTNGTSTSNNVMLMALLRPGDVILVDRNCHKSVHQAIVIAGALPVYLHSAYNADLGIWLPVSIKEIGSSIQRMEKAKMLPRMLILTSCTYEGAMYPVSKIADLCNRHGVLFYADEAWLPYGRFHPAYMTNDGSSARFNALGTGDGDGAHIVVQSTHKMLSALSQASMIHIGQAFVECFASGNV; encoded by the coding sequence GTGATCCTCACCTCCGGAGGTGTTAATACCGCATCCTTTGCTTCAGTTCCCGGTGCATGCCTGGAGATATTGCATCGTGATGCCCTTCAGAACCCTGCCGAAGTAGTCAATGTACTTGTCAGGTGTCTGTCTGATCGGTGGTCGACTCCATTTTGGGATCGGCTAAAGCGACACGCGATCATTGGCAACGATACTTGGTTCTGCCCTGGACACAACAAAGGAAACGCGTACGCCCGTTCACCATTTATCGGAGACTTTGGCGAGCTGTTTGCGCCTGCTGGTGGTCTTGCACTATCGAGTGACGTTTCAGTGTCAATACAAGATCTTGGTGATCTATCGGAGCCTTTGCAGTCAACTCCAATGAACGCGGTCATGAAGAAATCTGCTGATACTTTTGGAGCTGCATTTACCTTGTACTCAACTAACGGCACTTCAACTTCTAACAATGTGATGCTTATGGCTTTGCTTCGTCCAGGAGATGTGATACTGGTCGACAGAAATTGCCATAAGTCTGTTCATCAAGCGATCGTAATTGCCGGTGCGCTACCCGTGTATCTTCATTCAGCATACAACGCCGACCTCGGGATATGGCTACCAGTGTCTATCAAGGAAATCGGTAGCAGTATACAGCGCATGGAGAAGGCAAAGATGTTGCCACGCATGCTGATTCTTACATCCTGCACTTATGAAGGTGCAATGTACCCAGTCAGCAAAATTGCAGACCTCTGCAATCGGCACGGGGTATTGTTCTATGCAGATGAAGCATGGCTGCCTTATGGGCGATTCCATCCGGCTTATATGACTAACGACGGTTCATCTGCACGATTTAACGCACTTGGAACCGGGGACGGCGACGGTGCTCATATAGTTGTTCAATCGACTCACAAGATGCTTTCAGCATTAAGTCAAGCCTCAATGATTCATATCGGGCAAGCATTCGTAGAATGTTTTGCGTCAGGCAATGTCTAA